The genomic stretch TGCTGGAACCGGCCGGATCATCAGGCCGGCCGTCTTCCGATTTCACCACCCGGTCAGAGCCCGTGCGAAGTTCCGGTCCAATGGTACTTGCCTCCTGCGGTCTGGAGCCAGGCTGGTGTCCGGTGGAACATGTTGCGTTTGAGGTGGCCTTGCCAGAAAGGTGCGAGTATAGGTTGCCCACTACCAGATCGTTGGAGGCCACCCTTGTTTAAATCGCTTGCCAGGAAACTGTTTCCGTCTGTTGAAGCGGCGCCCAAATTAGAAGGAACGATCGAACAAACCGCGCCAACGGACGTTCCGTTCAAGCCCTATATTGCCCGCGATAGAGTGTTCGAAGACCTGGTGTTCGACTTTCACATCGCCAATGAGGTCGGCCATCACTGGTACGCGGCGTCACCGCAGCAGTTCATGCCGGAGCGCAAGTGGTGCTATGATCGGATCAAGCCGGGGATGACGGTCGTGGATTGCGGCGCCCACCACGGCATGATGACCGTGATTTTTGCCAAGCGAGTCGGCCCCACGGGCCGGGTGATCGCCTATGAAGCATTGCCAGAGAATGCCGACGTGATCCGGGCCAACGCGGTCTTGAACGGGTTGCATAATGTGACGGTTCGATCCGTTGGCGTTGGCGCCGCTCCCGCTCAATTTGGTTACGATCGCAACCAGAGCAACATCATGGTGCAGGCCGGCTCGGATAGTGGAGACACCATCTCCATCGTTGACCTGGATAGCGATCTGCCGGGCGATGTTCGTGTCGATTTCCTGAAAGTCGATGTCGAAGGATTTGAGGTTGAGGCGTTGAGCGGTATGAGCCGCGTCCTGGCCATGCGTCCGATAATTGATCTGGAAATCCACAATTTCCTCTCGCCAAATCGAATGGCTTCCCTATCCGCGCTGGCCGCATTCTTTGGTGGCTATCGTTTCACTGCCCTTGGCGACGTCTTCGGCGAAGAGGCGGATATGGGTACAACGTTTAACGTCGACTATCTCTCGCAGTTCGAGAATCCTCACGTCTTCTGCGAGCCGCTTTAGCGGGACGCCTCCCACATCACGGACCGCGAGACGCTGGCTTCCGCGGCGCCAGCGCTCTCGCCCCCCTTGAGTTGCAACGGGTTGCACCAAGTCAACGGACGGTTAACCTTAATGATGTGTAATCAGGCAGTCGTGATGTCGTAAACGAAAGCTTGGTCCCGTGAACGCAACCGGTCAGTCCGCAGTCTTCGGCAGGCGCAAGGAACCCCATACGGTCATCATCGCCCGCGGCAATGAGATCAGGCATTTCACGATCCGGCCCTGGCTCGCGGCATTCATCGGCTCGGCACTGGCCGCCATTGCCATCGGCTACCTCCTGGCGACCTCCTATCTCGTGCTGCGCGACGATCTGATCGGCGCCACCACCGCGCGCCAGGCGCGCATGCAGCAGGCCTACGAAGACCGCATCTCGGCGCTTCGCGCCCAGGTCGACCGCATCACCAGCCGTCAGCTGCTCGACCAGCAATTGATGGAAAACAAGGTCAGCGAACTGATTGAACGCCAGACGCAGCTCAGCCAGCGCCACGGCCGTCTCGGCCCGCTGCTCGAGCGCGCGGAGAATGAGGTCGGCGCCGCGCCCGCCGAGGATTCGGCCGCAACCGCCAAGCCGGACAAGCACGCCGAAGTGACCGGCAGCATTAGCCAGCCCGCGCAGAACTATGCGGTCGCCAGCCTGGGCGCGGATCTGGGTGCCGCCGACACAAGGCCGTTCTCCTTGTGGTCGACCCGTACGGATCCGCTGCCCAGCGATACGGCCGCCGATCGCGCCGACAAGCTGTTCGTTTCGATCAACCAGTCGCTGAAATCCATCGAGAACGAGCAACTCACCCGCATCAGCACGCTTGCGGACAATGCCTATAAGAGCGCCGATGCCATCCAGCAGGCGCTGCAGGCGGCCGGACTGCCGGTCGACAGCGATTTCGGCAAGAACGAAAGCGATGTCGGCGGCCCTCTGATCCCGCTCGACAGTTCGATGATGTTCGACAGCAAAGTCAAGGAACTGGACGAAGCCCTCGACACGCTCGACCAGCTGAAGAAGGAAGCGCGCCAGCTGCCGCTTGCCAACCCCGCCCCCGGCCACTCCGTCACCAGCCCGTTCGGCGTGCGCACCGATCCCATCCTCGGCACCGCGGCGCTCCATTCGGGCATGGATTTCAGGGCGCCCATCGGCATGGCGGCCAAGGTCACGGCGCCCGGCATCGTCACCAAGGCCGGCTGGAACGGCGGCTATGGCCGCATGGTCGAGGTTGACCACGGCAATGGCTTTGCGACCCGCTACGGACATTTGAGCGAAATCGACGTGAGCGTGGGCGAGAAACTGGACGCCGGCGCCATCGTCGGCAAGACCGGCAGCAGCGGCCGCTCGACCGGCCCGCATTTGCACTATGAAGTGCGCCACAATGGCGAAGCGATCGATCCCTTGCGCTTCCTCACCGTCGGCAAGAAGGTCGCCCAGTATCTCTGAGGCGCCGGGCGCCTATCGGCGGACCGATACGCCAAGGCCGGTCAGGTAACCGCCGCCCCGCGGCTTATCATTCCTTCTTCGGATCCTTGTCGCCTTTGCGGGCTTTCCTGCGGGGCGAACGCAGATTTTCGAAGCCCATATAGTGGTCGGTATCCGACGTATTCCACCGGCCGCCCAGATAGATGATTGCAATGGCCGCCGCGAAGACCAGCAAGGCATAGATCGTATCCATACCTCCTATTTAGGGCACAGGGATCGGCCGGACAGCTGTCGGCTTTTCTGTGCAGGAGCCCTCTGTGAGGCTGCCTACCCGTTGACAGCTTTTCAGTTGTAGGATGATATGTATAACCATACGCACCCCAACCAAAGCCGGCCAGACAATGACCATCCACGGCATCTCGCCTGACCTTCTCGCTGCCCTGGAGCATGTGCTGGGGCAAAGCGGCGTGGCCGCCGATACGGCCGACATGGCGAAATACCTCGTGGACTGGTCCGGCGATCATCATGGTGGCGCGCTTGCCGTGCTGAAACCGGCATCGGCCGCCGAGGTGCAGGCCGCGGTTCGGCTGTGCGGTAAGCTTGGGCTGGCGGTGATCCCGCAAGGCGGCAACACCGGGCTTGTCGCCGGCGCGATCGACATCGGCACGGCACCTGGCGCGGTGGTGATCAGCCTGGAGCGGCTGAACAGGATCCGCCTCGTCGACGCCGACAATTTCATCCTGCAGGCCGATGCCGGCTGCATCCTGCAGCACATCAAGGACGCAGCCGACGAGCAGGACTGCCTGTTTCCGCTGGCGCTCGGCGCGCAAGGCAGCTGCCAGATCGGCGGCAACGCCGCCAGCAATGCCGGCGGCGTCAACGTGCTGCGCTACGGCATGGCCCGCGACCTCATTGTCGGCCTGGAAGTTGTGCTGCCCGACGGTGAATTGTGGACCGGCTTTTCCGGCCTGCGCAAGGACAACCGCGGCTATGATCTGAAGCAGCTTTTCATCGGCGCCGAGGGCACGCTGGGCATCATCACCGGCGTCGAGGTCAAGCTGTTTCCGAAACCCGGCAGGGTCGAGACGGCCTATCTGGGGCTCCCCTCATTCGAAGCGGCGGTATCGCTGTTCAGGCGCGCCCGACGCCAGTGCTGCGACCTCATATCCGCCTTCGAGATCATCGGTGCGGAATGCGTGGAGCTGGCGCGCCTCACCGACCCGGACATCGTCGCGCCGGTCGCCGCGCCTGTCCATGTGCTGATCGAATTGTCGTCGAGCGCCGCGATCGATTTGCGCGCCCTGCTGGTGGATTTCCTTGCCGGCCCGATGGAAGAACAACTCGTCACCGATGCCGTTCTGGCCGAGAGCGGCGCGCAGACCAGGGCGTTCTGGGCCATCCGCGAGGGACTGGTCGAGGGTCAGGCCAAGCGCGGCTACCATGTGCGCACCGACCTTTCGGTGCGCATCTCCGACATCCCCACGCTCATCGCCCAGGCCCGCCAGTTTATCGAATTGCGGCATCCGGGCTGGATTTCCCAGGCCTATGGGCACGCTGGCGACGGCAACATCCATTTCAACGTTCTGCCGCCGCTCGACCTTGCCGAGCCCGTTGCCCGCGCCAGGGGTACCGCCATCACCGCCGGCCTCTACGACATCGTCAACGCCCTCAGCGGCTCGATCAGTGCCGAGCACGGCATCGGACGCACCCGCCAAAGCGTCTATTGGACCGGAATGTCCGCAGTCCAGCGCCGGCTCGTCAGCACGCTGAAAGATGCGCTCGATCCGGACGGGCTGATGAACCCCGGCTGCCTCTTTCCCGCGACGGAGACTTCTTCATGAAACAGAGACTGGCCGCCATCGGCACTGTCGAGGCGCTGCCGCACCGGGTCGCGGCCTTCCTCAGCCGCGAGATCGAGTCCGGCGACCTCAATCCGGGCAGCCTTTTGCCGACGGAGCAGCAGCTTTCGGAAAAATTCGGCGTCAGCCGCAACGTCGTGCGCGAGGCGATCGCGCAGTTGCGCGCCGACGGCATGGTCGAGGCGCGGCAAGGCATCGGCTCCTTCGTGCTGGCGCCGGAACAGCGCGCGGCGATCCGCATCGACCGCGAGACGCTGAAAGAGGGGCAGAACATGGAGCGGCTCTTCGAGCTGCGCTGCATCCTCGAGGCGGAATCCGCCGCCCTTGCCGCCGAACGGCGCGAGCAGGAACATCTCGACGCGATTAAGGCGGCACTCGACCGGATGAGCGGCGAAGAGCGCTGGGAAGACGGCAGTATCGATGCCGACCTTTTGTTCCACCGCGAAATCGCCCGCGCGACCGGCAACAGCTACATCCACACCTTCATCTCCTTCGTCTGCGAACAGATCCGCCGCTCGATCTATTACGCGCGGCAGACCAATCCCTTGCACGATCTGGTGGAGGTCAATGTCGGCGAGCATGTGCGCATCTACGAGGCGCTGGTCGCCGGCGACCCGGCAAAGGCGGAAGCCGCGATGCGCGCGCACATCATCGGCGCGGCCAACCGTGTCGGCGTCAAGCTGCCTTCTGCGCGCGGCGAACGCACGGGCGGAGGGAAATGAGCTTGGCCGCCGCAAGCATCACCCGCATTTCCGACGTCTGTCTTCTGGTCGAGGATATCGAGCGGACCGTTGCATTCTATGTCGACAAGCTCGGTTTCCGCCTGCGCCGCCGCGCCGAGGGTTTCGCCGACTTCCACGGCGAAGGCGTGACGCTGGCCGCCTGGGAGATCGACCATATCGGCCAGCATGCCGGCGTCTCGAAACTGCGCTCGCCGCGCCATGCGCACAAGGTCTGCGTCGCCGTCCAGCTCGATGCACCCGGTGACATCGACCGGCTGCATGCCGAACTGACGGCCAAGGGTGTGCCGTTCTATGGCCCGCCCGAAAACTATGTCTGGAATGCACGCTGCGCCTATTTCACCGACCCGGACGACACGCTTTGGGAACTCTACGCCTGGCTCGACGGCGGCCCCGGCGACTATCACGACGAACAGCCGTAGACGACACCGCGCCAAGGGAACGGCGCGCAATGAAGAGACGAAACAGTCTTGCAACAGGAGCGAAAAATGAATGGGAATTACGACATGAACCGCCGCGGCTTCATGAAATCCGGCCTGACGGCCGTTGCCTTGGCATCGGGCGGCATGCAGCTGGTGCTGACCCCAGGCGCGAAGGCCGCCGGCAAGGTCGTCATCCAGTATGACTGGCTGATGTCCAACGGCCAGATCGGCGACATCGCCGCCGTCGCCAACGGCTATTTCAAGGATGCCGGGCTCGACGTGGAATTCAGCCCGGGCGGACCGAACGCCTCGACCGTGCCGCCGGTGATCTCGGGCGCGGCACAACTTGGCCAATTCTCCGAAACGCCTCAGCTGTTTTCGGCGCGCGCCAGCGGCGTACCGGTGAAGATCATCGCCTGCGGCTTCCGCACCGGCCCCTATGCGCTCACTTCGAAGGCCTCTAACCCGATCAAGGGCGTCGCCGACCTCAAGGGCAAGAAGATCGGCATCCAGCCGACGGCACGGTTCGTCATGGACGAGATCCTGGCCAAGAACGGCATGAGCGCATCCGACCTCACCGTCATCAATGTCGGCTTCGACAAGGGGCCGCTGGTGCGCGGCGATGTCGACGCCATTGGCGGCTGGATCACCAACACGCAGGCGCTGAGCGTCGTCGGCGACGACCGTATCGACCTTCTGGTGCGCGATCTCGGCCTGAATTCCTATGCAGATGTCTATTTCGCCACCGACACGGCGATCGAAAAGGACCCGGACACGCTGGCCAAATTCATCGGCGCGGTCGCCAAGGGCTGGGGCTGGGTGCACGCCAACCCGCAGGAGGCGGTGAAGAAGATGGTGGCCGCCTATCCCGAAATGGACCTCGGCTGGGAAGAGAAGACCGTCAACCTGGTGCTCAAACTGTCCTTCGACGGCGCGACGGCCAAGGACGGCTGGGGCACGTTCGACCCCGCCTCGATCGAAGAGCAACTCGCGCTGCTCGACAAGGTTGGCCAGTACCCGAACGGACGCCCGAAGGCGGCCGACGTCTACACCACCAAGATCCTCGAACTTTCGGCCGCCGATCGGCCAAAGCTCGACGCGCCGGCCGCCTAGAGCATGATCCCAAAAAGTGGGAACCTGTTTTTGGAAAAGATCATGCTCCAGCAAAGAACTAGATTGGCATGACGAATAAACGTGATGCCGATCTAATACCGAACGCAATCGAAGCCAGCCGGCTGGACGTCGGCTATGGCGGACGCCAGACGGCCGTCAAGGTGCTTTCCGGCCTCGACCTTGCCGTCGAGGCCGGCTCCTTCCTGTCGATTCTTGGGCCGTCCGGCTGCGGAAAGTCGACCTTGCTCAGGGTGGTGGCCGACTTGCTTGACCCGCTCGGCGGCACCATCAGCGTGCTTGGCGACACGCCGCACGCGGTGCGCTCGCGCAGGGATGTCGGCTTCGTCTTCCAGGACTCGACGCTGCTGCCCTGGCGCACGGTGCGCGACAATGTGCGGCTGCCGCTTGGCGTCGGGCAAGGCAGCCTGACGCGCAAGATCGAGGACCGCAGCGAAGAATTGCTGGAGCTGATGGGGCTTGCCGGCTTTGGCGAACGCCTGCCGCACCAGCTGTCCGGCGGCCAGCGCCAGCGTGTGGCGATTGCCCGCGCCTTGCTTGGCCAGCCAAAGCTGCTTTTGATGGACGAGCCGTTCGGAGCGCTGGACGAAATCACCCGCGACCGCCTCAACGACGAGCTTCTCAATCTGTGGCGGCGCACGGGCACGACGATCCTGTTCGTCACCCATTCGATCGCTGAAGCCGCCTATCTCGGCGAGCGCGTCATCGTCCTTGCCGCCAATCCGGGGCGGCTGGTCAAGGATCTGGACATGCGGCCGCTCAAACAGGACGGCAATCGCTGCACGCGCGAAGACCCGGCCATCGTCGCCGCCATGGCGCAATTGCGCACCGCGCTGGAGCAGGCATCATGAGGCCGGCGCCGCTCTCGCCGCAATTATCCATCGCCCTGCCCGTTCTCGGCGCGGCGTCGCTGCTGCTCGCCTGGCAATATCTGCTGCCGCTTCTCGGCGTGCCGGCCTATATCGTGCCGACCCCGACCGCCATATCAGGCGTCTTCCAGAAGAATTTCGCTCTGCTCATGGACAATCTGAGGCCAACGCTGATTGAGGCGCTGGCCGGTTTCGTCATCGGCAATCTGGCCGCCGTTCTGCTGGCCATCCTGTTCGTGCACAACCGCATTCTGCAGGCGACCTATTTTCCGATCGTGCTGTTCTTCAACACCATTCCGGTCCTGGCGCTGTCGCCGATCATCATCCTGATCTTCGGGCTCGGCATGACGCCGAAGATCGTCATCGCGGCGGTGATCTGCTTCTTCCCGACGCTGGTGAACATGATCCGCGGCCTGGACTCGGCCAGCGACAACGAGCACGAACTGTTCCGCGTGCTCTCGGCGACGCGTTCGGAGATTTTTTGGAGCCTGCGCCTGCCCCGCGCGTTGCCGATGCTGTTCTCCTCGCTCAGGATTGCCTCGGCGACGGCCGTCATCGGTGCCATCGTCGGCGAATGGATCGGATCGGACAAGGGCCTCGGTGCGCTGATCATCCAGGCGAGCTTCAACTACCAGTCGGACCGGCTCTACGCGGCGATCGTGCTGTCGTCCTGCCTGTCGATCGTTCTGTTCTGTGCCGTGGTGCTGGTCGAGCGCCGGGTCATCAAATATTGAGCAGGCATCCAA from Mesorhizobium sp. 113-3-3 encodes the following:
- a CDS encoding FkbM family methyltransferase, with amino-acid sequence MFKSLARKLFPSVEAAPKLEGTIEQTAPTDVPFKPYIARDRVFEDLVFDFHIANEVGHHWYAASPQQFMPERKWCYDRIKPGMTVVDCGAHHGMMTVIFAKRVGPTGRVIAYEALPENADVIRANAVLNGLHNVTVRSVGVGAAPAQFGYDRNQSNIMVQAGSDSGDTISIVDLDSDLPGDVRVDFLKVDVEGFEVEALSGMSRVLAMRPIIDLEIHNFLSPNRMASLSALAAFFGGYRFTALGDVFGEEADMGTTFNVDYLSQFENPHVFCEPL
- a CDS encoding M23 family metallopeptidase gives rise to the protein MNATGQSAVFGRRKEPHTVIIARGNEIRHFTIRPWLAAFIGSALAAIAIGYLLATSYLVLRDDLIGATTARQARMQQAYEDRISALRAQVDRITSRQLLDQQLMENKVSELIERQTQLSQRHGRLGPLLERAENEVGAAPAEDSAATAKPDKHAEVTGSISQPAQNYAVASLGADLGAADTRPFSLWSTRTDPLPSDTAADRADKLFVSINQSLKSIENEQLTRISTLADNAYKSADAIQQALQAAGLPVDSDFGKNESDVGGPLIPLDSSMMFDSKVKELDEALDTLDQLKKEARQLPLANPAPGHSVTSPFGVRTDPILGTAALHSGMDFRAPIGMAAKVTAPGIVTKAGWNGGYGRMVEVDHGNGFATRYGHLSEIDVSVGEKLDAGAIVGKTGSSGRSTGPHLHYEVRHNGEAIDPLRFLTVGKKVAQYL
- a CDS encoding FAD-binding oxidoreductase gives rise to the protein MTIHGISPDLLAALEHVLGQSGVAADTADMAKYLVDWSGDHHGGALAVLKPASAAEVQAAVRLCGKLGLAVIPQGGNTGLVAGAIDIGTAPGAVVISLERLNRIRLVDADNFILQADAGCILQHIKDAADEQDCLFPLALGAQGSCQIGGNAASNAGGVNVLRYGMARDLIVGLEVVLPDGELWTGFSGLRKDNRGYDLKQLFIGAEGTLGIITGVEVKLFPKPGRVETAYLGLPSFEAAVSLFRRARRQCCDLISAFEIIGAECVELARLTDPDIVAPVAAPVHVLIELSSSAAIDLRALLVDFLAGPMEEQLVTDAVLAESGAQTRAFWAIREGLVEGQAKRGYHVRTDLSVRISDIPTLIAQARQFIELRHPGWISQAYGHAGDGNIHFNVLPPLDLAEPVARARGTAITAGLYDIVNALSGSISAEHGIGRTRQSVYWTGMSAVQRRLVSTLKDALDPDGLMNPGCLFPATETSS
- a CDS encoding FadR/GntR family transcriptional regulator: MKQRLAAIGTVEALPHRVAAFLSREIESGDLNPGSLLPTEQQLSEKFGVSRNVVREAIAQLRADGMVEARQGIGSFVLAPEQRAAIRIDRETLKEGQNMERLFELRCILEAESAALAAERREQEHLDAIKAALDRMSGEERWEDGSIDADLLFHREIARATGNSYIHTFISFVCEQIRRSIYYARQTNPLHDLVEVNVGEHVRIYEALVAGDPAKAEAAMRAHIIGAANRVGVKLPSARGERTGGGK
- a CDS encoding VOC family protein — protein: MSLAAASITRISDVCLLVEDIERTVAFYVDKLGFRLRRRAEGFADFHGEGVTLAAWEIDHIGQHAGVSKLRSPRHAHKVCVAVQLDAPGDIDRLHAELTAKGVPFYGPPENYVWNARCAYFTDPDDTLWELYAWLDGGPGDYHDEQP
- a CDS encoding ABC transporter substrate-binding protein, giving the protein MNRRGFMKSGLTAVALASGGMQLVLTPGAKAAGKVVIQYDWLMSNGQIGDIAAVANGYFKDAGLDVEFSPGGPNASTVPPVISGAAQLGQFSETPQLFSARASGVPVKIIACGFRTGPYALTSKASNPIKGVADLKGKKIGIQPTARFVMDEILAKNGMSASDLTVINVGFDKGPLVRGDVDAIGGWITNTQALSVVGDDRIDLLVRDLGLNSYADVYFATDTAIEKDPDTLAKFIGAVAKGWGWVHANPQEAVKKMVAAYPEMDLGWEEKTVNLVLKLSFDGATAKDGWGTFDPASIEEQLALLDKVGQYPNGRPKAADVYTTKILELSAADRPKLDAPAA
- a CDS encoding ABC transporter ATP-binding protein, with the translated sequence MTNKRDADLIPNAIEASRLDVGYGGRQTAVKVLSGLDLAVEAGSFLSILGPSGCGKSTLLRVVADLLDPLGGTISVLGDTPHAVRSRRDVGFVFQDSTLLPWRTVRDNVRLPLGVGQGSLTRKIEDRSEELLELMGLAGFGERLPHQLSGGQRQRVAIARALLGQPKLLLMDEPFGALDEITRDRLNDELLNLWRRTGTTILFVTHSIAEAAYLGERVIVLAANPGRLVKDLDMRPLKQDGNRCTREDPAIVAAMAQLRTALEQAS
- a CDS encoding ABC transporter permease, giving the protein MRPAPLSPQLSIALPVLGAASLLLAWQYLLPLLGVPAYIVPTPTAISGVFQKNFALLMDNLRPTLIEALAGFVIGNLAAVLLAILFVHNRILQATYFPIVLFFNTIPVLALSPIIILIFGLGMTPKIVIAAVICFFPTLVNMIRGLDSASDNEHELFRVLSATRSEIFWSLRLPRALPMLFSSLRIASATAVIGAIVGEWIGSDKGLGALIIQASFNYQSDRLYAAIVLSSCLSIVLFCAVVLVERRVIKY